The segment TTGCGGTGGGTTTATATACGCTCCTAATGGAGATTGATGCAGATTTAGTTAAAAACGAGGAAAATCGCAATCAAATCCTCGATCAAGTCTCTGAAGCATTAAATTTATCTTCAGACAAATTTCAAAAAGATCTCGATCTCTATCGCAGTAATCTCGATAAAATGCAACAATTATTAACGGTTATTGAGGAAACCCTAGAAGCTGATCGCAAGAAACGAGACTCAGCAAGCAGTGAGAAACTGAAAGAAATCTCAGACACTAAAGAATCAGCAAGTTAGGCTGTTTCATGCTCAGCTTCACCCTGAAGGGTGGAGCTATCCAGTTATTATGGGTCTTCATCGAGATTAATGCCTAATTCCTTTAATCTTGCGTTTATTTCTGTCAGGCATAGTAAATAGTAAAATTAATAAATGAATACAGGCTAAAGCCTTATTCTATCAGCACAAAGGCTGTCTACACAGCCTAATTTTAAGCCTGGGTAGCCAGGCTTAGTTCCTACAGCTTAACCCGATCGGGTTTAAGCCTGTAATTTTTAAATAAGGGAAGACTACTATCTATTTTAGCGTGTAAATTTGATGATTTGTAGGGGTTTAACACCGTTAAACCCATCAACATACCTAAAATGGGCATAAAAGATGGGCATAATGGTATTATGCCCCTACGATGAATAAAATAGAAAACGGGTTTCTTTAAGAAGAGGCTGTCACTTAAGATTATCTTGGGCTTCTTTTGCTACTTGTTCGAGGGGATCTTGAGCTAATTCTTGAAGCAGGGTTTGAGCTTGTTCGCCGCCTAATCTTCCTAAAGCTTGAACCAGTCGATAACGAATTTGCCAATCTTCATCTTTGACGAATGGACTTAAAATTGCAACCGCTTCAGGGTTCCCCAATTCTCCCAAGGCACCGACGGCTGAAACTCTCACTAAATCATTGTCAGATTTTAATGCTTCTTGGAGTAATTCTAAGGCTCTGGGTTCTCCCAATTCTCCTAGGGTAGCAATAATGCTTAATTGTAATAACCAATAAGTGGTTTGATGATAGAGATCTTTTAAGTCATCATAGGCTTGGGTTAATTGTAGTCCACCAATGACATCAGCCGCGGCGGCTTTAACATCGAGCTCGGTGTCATTTTGTATGCGATCGCGTAACAATTGTAAAGTAATGTCTAAATCTTGTTTCCCTAGGGTATCTAATTGACTCACCGCTGCATAGCGTACCCTTTCATTGGTATCCGTCACTAAAGGTTGGATTAGGGTAAAGGCCAATTTTGGGTCAATTTGACGTAATAAATTAACCCCTTTGAGGCGATCGCCAAGGTTTTCAGAAATTAACAAGGATTGTACATCAGCAGGGGTGAGATTCATAGGGATGATTTTGAATTAAATTAACCAAGCATTTTGTTTATTTAGAGATCATAGCAATTAAAAACCCTAATAAAAATCCGGCAATAGTCGAATAAGATACGGAACTACCGCCTAATTCATAAGCTTCTGGCATCATGGTACTGGCTAACATGGCTAAAATGGCTCCTCCGGCGATCGCTTGAGCCGTGCCAATCACCAATAAGGAAGTATTATCCTGTAAATAATAGCCTCCCATAGCGATGATACCGCTTAGCAGCACCACCCCAAACCAGAGCAGCAGAATTTGGCTTTTTGGGGTTCCAGCTTGTTTCATGCCAGCCGCACTGCTTAATGCCTCTGGAAAGTTAGAAATAAAGACGGCCAGTAAAAATGACCAGCCTAAATGTTGCGCCCCTGAATTCATGCCAATAACTGTGGCTTCAGGGATATTATCTAAGAGGGTTCCCACTAAAATGGCGAGGGGAGCAGAGCGTTTGACTAACCCTTGGAGGGTGTTGGTATCTTCTCGCAGTAGGCGATCGAGTTCCACTTGTTCCATTAATTGTTCTCGCCACCGATCTAAATTTTCCTGGGCAGCAATATGGGAGTCTACGGAATGGCGAAGTCGTCGCGCCAGGGTACGACTTAAGGCTAAGGCTAAATGAGGCGATCGCGTCAAAACTTGGCCAAAGTTCTCTTGATTTAATTGATACAATTCCATAGGAGTGCGGGAGATAACAGTGGCCGAGCGGCTTTCTCCGGTTAACAGGGACATTTCCCCAAAAATTTCTCCCGGCCCCAACACGGTGAGGATTTTTTTCCCTTTGATGACTTCTGCTTCTCCTTGGGCAATCATATAAAAGTAATCTCCTGGTTCCCCTTCCTGACAGATGACTTGTCCGGGTTTAATATGAATGGGGGTGACGAGGTTGGCGATCGCTTCTTTT is part of the Crocosphaera sp. UHCC 0190 genome and harbors:
- a CDS encoding cyclic nucleotide-binding domain-containing protein, coding for MSAFLQGMLGASSLAIGASVGVYLKPSRTLSAAIMAFGSGTLIAAIAFEIARKVYEETGFLPLTIGFAIGGVLFTTLSQYIDEHGGFLRNPASSRRYLLEQQQEQAEEPSVLQRLSQVEVIQQLPETEKEAIANLVTPIHIKPGQVICQEGEPGDYFYMIAQGEAEVIKGKKILTVLGPGEIFGEMSLLTGESRSATVISRTPMELYQLNQENFGQVLTRSPHLALALSRTLARRLRHSVDSHIAAQENLDRWREQLMEQVELDRLLREDTNTLQGLVKRSAPLAILVGTLLDNIPEATVIGMNSGAQHLGWSFLLAVFISNFPEALSSAAGMKQAGTPKSQILLLWFGVVLLSGIIAMGGYYLQDNTSLLVIGTAQAIAGGAILAMLASTMMPEAYELGGSSVSYSTIAGFLLGFLIAMISK
- the nblB gene encoding phycobilisome degradation protein NblB, encoding MNLTPADVQSLLISENLGDRLKGVNLLRQIDPKLAFTLIQPLVTDTNERVRYAAVSQLDTLGKQDLDITLQLLRDRIQNDTELDVKAAAADVIGGLQLTQAYDDLKDLYHQTTYWLLQLSIIATLGELGEPRALELLQEALKSDNDLVRVSAVGALGELGNPEAVAILSPFVKDEDWQIRYRLVQALGRLGGEQAQTLLQELAQDPLEQVAKEAQDNLK